A stretch of DNA from Fibrobacter sp. UWB13:
CAGTAATGATGATACCTGCATCAGCCTTGAAATGCGTCGTCAAAAGTTCCACGGACGGAGTCGTCGAAAGGCCAACATCCACGACGTCCACGCCAGAAAGGCGGCAAATGCCAGCGACAAACTGAACGATGGCATCACCTGTCGGGCGGCTATCGCGGCCAATGACCACGCGCTTAGCCTTCGTGATTTCGAGGAATGCACGCACATGGCTCTGCAAAACCTGCGGAGTAAGGGTATCGCCAACGATTCCGCGGATACCAGAAATAGAACGCATTAATTTAGACATATTTTCTCCATTAAATTAAACTTATCCGAGTTCCGGGACCGTCGCATAAAAGACGAGATCTTCCGGACCTTCGTTAATCAAGCTGTGGGAATGGCCCTTCGGGCAGAAATGGCACTGGCCAGCTTCAACATATTCCACGCCATCATCAAAAAGAACCTTGCCTTTCCCCGAGACAAAGAACATAATTTCGCTGTTAGTTTCGTGCTTGTGGTAACCGATAGATGCACCAGCTTCGAGTGTACCGTGCATAATACGCGTCGTGCCGTCAAAATACATCTTCGCCTTGTATTCTTTTTCGCCACCCTTAAAATTCGGGAGAACAGTCGTCTCCATACCTTTCAAATCAATAATCATTATGACCTCTTTGAACGAGGTAATAATAGAATTTTAAGAAAAAAGAACCAACCATATAGGCTAAACGTTGCGGCGATATCCGCTCAAAGCGAGGAAAATGATAGCCGGGACGTAGAACAGCCAAATAAAGTTATTCGACACAACTGCCAAAATTTCGCGGGTCGAATGGTCCGCCCCCGTAAGGAGTGAAATTCCTGTAAGCGCATCACAGCATGTAAAGCAAATCATCCCGATCATGATAAAGAATGAATTTGTCTCTGGGAAAAAGCCTAGCGTTGTCGCTCTGCATGCCATGTAAAGCGAACACAAAAGCGTCGGTGCGTACGCTATAACCGCCATGAGCATCACGGATTCAAGGACCTTGAAATACGCAAGGAAAAGCATCGCAATCACAGCCGCAAACGGGATGCAGTAAATCCACGGGAACGACCAGTCTGTATTCTTTGTACGCGAGTGCCGATAAATTAAAATCAACTGTGCCATGAAGAAAAAGCCGATGCCAAGTGTTATAAAATTTTCACGAGTGTCAGGCGTGCCAAAATAATTGTACAGAATTTTAAAACAAAAGTCAGCACAAAGAATCATCAAAAAACTCATCTGTAAAAAGAATCGGTCGCGCTTGGTCACCGAACGCCTACCAATCGTAAACGCAAGCAGCGTAGCAATACAAGTTACAATAAACTTCGTGATGTTCTGAAAATCGCTGGTGGAATCTAGACACGACTGTACTGCACCGCACTCATGCAGCACATACCAGTCACGCACAAAGAACGACACAAAAAGGATTGCCACAAAGGCAATCAAAGTAGAGACCAGCTTCGAATACACCATGTGTATAAATATAAAGCGGTCGTAAGCAAAAAGTAAAGAAAAGTTTAAAAATTTTCTTGTATGTGATAATTGACAAACTTTATTTTGTCATATCCGCGCAAGCGGTGTTCTAATTATCTTTCTTCGGCTTGATTTTTGCGGTCATGTAACTGAGCACAAGGTTCTGCCATACAACGTAGCAAGTCGGAGCGAGAGCCACCACCGGGCCAGCGTAAAGGCTAGAAACCCAGATAACAAGCGTCGTATTCTTTTGCCCCATGCTCTGCGAGCCTTCAATCGGACGGCGACCGCGTTCGCAAACCCAGCCAAGCCAAAACTGCAAAAGGCAAAGCACAAGCGAAACCGCAGCCATGAGCGGGAGCTTTCCGCTATTCCACAAATCGGCAAAGCCCATTTCGCGAATGTCGAAGCTAGCCTTGGACAAAATAATGAACACCGAGAACGTCCACACGAACATCGTATACTTTTGGTATTTCGCGGCACGGTCGGCAAGTTCCGGGTAAAAGTTACGGAGTCCAAACGCAAACGCCAGCGGGATGCTGATAATCGGCTGGATCGTATTGAAAATCTTCATCGCGATTTCGGAAAGGTCCGCTTCGGCGCCCGTCAAATAGCCAAAGATAATCGGAATGCTAAAGCACGCAATCAGGTTACCGCTGAGGAAAATCTTGAGCGCAAGGGATGCGCTGCCGCCAAGCATTTTCGCCATCGCAGGGGCCGCATTCGCAGGCGGGCAAAGCGCAATGATGGCACCGCCCAAAAGCACTTCGCGCGGCAAGTGGAAAAGCTCCACAACGCCCCAGAGGGCGGCGATAATCACGAGACTTGCGATAAACGCGCGAGCTTCTATCTTGAACGTGTAACCATGCGTCTGCGGCGGAATTTTCGTCACGAACGTAAGGAACATCATGATGCCGATAGTGAACGGCAAGAGCGGCGACAGAAAGTGCGCCTGAGGAATGAGGATGCCAGCGAGAATGGCGACCGGCATGAGAATAGCGCGTAAGTTACCCATAGTCTTATTTCCGAGACCAAAGATAACAATTTGAGTATGGCCTTGGCTATAAAAAAGGAGATCCCCGCTCGTCCCCGTCAAGCGAGGACAGGTAGGCGGGGATGACAGGGTACAAACGCCGGGGTGACGAATGCAAAGGAAATGTGGCGATGTCGGAACTGTGTCCGGCATGACATCCAACGCTTATAATTCGATAATGCGATCGTTTTGCAGCAATTGTTCAAAAGTCTGGCGTTCACGAATGAGCTTGATTTCACCCTTCGTGTACATCGTTTCAGCAGCGTAGCGACGGCTATTGTAGTTGCTGCTCATGGCGGCACCGTAAGCACCGGCATCATGGAGAATCAGCAAATCACCAACCTGAGCCTTCGGGAGCTTGCGCGTCACAACAAAGCCGCCTTCTTCCTGCGTGAACACGTCACCGGATTCGCAAAGCGGGCCAGCGACAACAGCGTCAACAGTTTCGTTCAGTTCACGACCGTCACGGGCAACCACAGAAATAGCGTGGTAGCTACCGTAAAAACTCGGGCGAACGAGATCGGTAAAGCCAGCGTCGAGCAAGTAGAACAAATTATTTCCCTGTTTCTTCACGGCGCGAATTTCTGCAACGAGGTAGCCGCTTTCTGCAACAAGGTAACGGCCCGGTTCCACTTCGAGATGGACATCGTGACCAATGCTCTGCTGGATACGCTTGCGGGCGTTATCCCACAAATCATAGTAAGCCTTCACGTCAATGCGGTTGCCCTTTTCTTCTTCGTGATACGGAATCGGGAGGCCACCACCAGCGCTAATCGTGCGGAGGTGAGAACCGAGGTGACGGCTAGCGTCGACCATAGCATCGCAAACCTGGGCCAAGTGTTCAAAATCCGTGCCGGAACCGATGTGCATGTGCAAACCGGTAATCCACATGCCGTTGCTCTGGGCGAGCTTGATGCAGTCCTTAATCTGTTCGTGCCAAATGCCGTGCTTGGAAAGGTCGCCACCGGTATTCGTCTTGCGGGAGTGACCATGGCCAAAGCCCGGATTCACGCGGATGGTGAGTTCAGACTTCACGCCGAAATCAGCGAGCTGCTGGATCATATCCGGAGAGCCCACGTTCACGGCGATATCGTACTTCTTCACGAGTTCGAGTGCATCGCGGTCAAAGATATCGGCAGTGTAGACAATTTCAGGAACCTTGCCCTTCTGCTGTCCACCCTTGAAGCCGGCCTTGAGGGCGCGCACAATTTCACCAGCGGAGACGGCGTCGACAACGCAGCCAAGCTTGCGGATGAGCGAAACCACGGAAAGGTTCGGGCATGCCTTCTGAGCAAAGCGCACAGTGTCAAAAACCTGCACGTCCTTTACAGCACGTTCAATCGTCGCACGGTCATAAATCCAAAGCGGGGTGCCGTATTCACTGGCCGCTTTCAAAAGCACTGAATCAGGGATGGAATATTTCATACGGGGGCAAAGATAGTAATTTGGTAGGATATGAAAAACGCCGAGCGTTATGCCCGGCGCATTTTCAATAGTTTTTCAATCAGAGCAATTATACGTGCTTGATCTTATTGTCGCCTGCATCCCAGTTTACACCGTCACAGACAAACTTGTATTCGTAGTCGCCCGGAACGAGGGAAATCTTTGCAACCCAAAGACCCGTCTTCTTGTCCTTCTTGAGCATGTCGGCATCGACAGTCCAGTTGTTGAACGTACCAGCAACAGAGACGGTTGTTGCAAGCGGGCAATCGGCAACGAATTCGACAGCGACCTTCTTCGGGGCCGCAGCCTTCGGAGCCTTTGTTGCAGCTTTCTTTGCCGGGGCCTTGGCGACCTTCACTTCAGCTTTCGGGGCTTCAACTTTTGCAGCCTTAGTAGCCTTAGCCGGCGTTTCAGCCTTCGGAGCGGCCTTCTTGGCAGGAGCCTTCACGGTTTTTGCGGCGGACTTTTCTGCAGCGGGTTTTGCCGCAGCCTTCGTCGCAACTTTCTTTACGGGTTTTGCAACCACAGTCTTAGAATTCTTGGACATAATAATCTCCTCTTATTTCTTAGTGTCCTAAATTTAGTAAAAAAATTTTTATTTTGCTATATTTGAAATATGCTTAAACAAATCATCGCTCCAAGCGTCTTGAACGCAAACTTCCTCGAACTCGGCAATGGTCTCAAGGCCATTGAAAACGGAGGCGCAGGCCTCGTTCATTTGGACATCATGGATGGGCACTTTGTCCCAAACATCAGCTTTGGCCCGGGCATTTCTGCCTGCGTCAAGAAGGGCACCAAGCTCCCGCTCGATTGCCATTTGATGATCGAAAATCCGGAAAACTACGTGGGCGAATTTGCTAAAGCTGGCGCAAGCATCATCAGCGTGCACGCCGAAACCACAAATCACCTCGACCGTTTGCTACACCAGATTGCAGAACTCGGCGTCAAGCCCGCAGTCGCCATCAACCCGGCAACTCCGCTCGAAAGCATCAAGTACGTGCTCGACATCGTGGACATGGTACTCATCATGTCTGTGAACCCGGGATTCGGCGGTCAGAGCCTCATTCCTTACTGTCTCGACAAGATTCGCGAACTCCGCGCCCTCAAGCCGGAACTCAACATCCAGATCGATGGCGGCGTAAAGCTCGACAACATCCTCGCCTGCAAGGAAGCGGGCGCAAACATCTTCGTCGTCGGAAGCGCCATTTTCGGCAAGCCCGATCCAGAAGCCGTCTGCAAGGAATTTGTGAATTTAGTTAAATAAACTCGCGAATCAAAAGCAAAAAAGGTCCCGCGAGGGACCTCTTTTTGTTACATCGGCGTCGATGCTGCAGAAGCAAAGAGGGCCGACACAAAAATTATAGAGACAACAATAAGAAAATACCAGTTTTGCATGTCAGTAATATATACTGAAAATGTGAAACAGATCACTCATTTGCAAAAAGTTACAAAATTACTACAAAGTAACCATTTTTGTAACGATAGATTAACAAAATCATGCAAATATACGCAAATAAAGTATTCAACACACCCATCGAAACCATTGAGGCATTCTCCCCCAACGAAATCAAATCAACATTGGACAGGCTCGAAGTCCTGCAACGCCAAGACTATTACCTTCTCGGCTACATGCGCTACGACCTGAAGAATATAGCAGGCGACGCACCCCTTATCTACTTTGAAGCTTTTGACTCGTTCCAGCCGTTCGAAGAAAAAATCCCCAACTACAAAATCGGCACCATCGTAAAACCGCGCCTATCCAAAGAAGAATACACGCAAAAGATTGACTACATCAAAGAGCAAATCAAGAACGGGATTACATACGAAGTCAATTACACATACCCTTCAACGCTCAGAACAAACGCTAGTGAATTAGACTTGTACCAGTTCCTATTGCAAAACCAAATGACCCCTTACAACGCCTTTTTGCAAAACAAGTACGAGACCATCTTATCGTTTTCGCCGGAACTGTTTTTTGTGAAGCGCGGCAACAAGATTTTGACAAAACCCATGAAGGGAACGCTCAAACGAGGAAAGACTTCCGAAGAAGACAATGCGTTGCAAGAATTCTTGCACAACGACTTAAAGAACCGCACCGAAAACGTCATGATTGTAGACCTGCTGCGAAACGATCTCGGGAGAATTTCAAAGCCGGGAACCGTCCGCGCCGACAAGCTATTCGAAGTCGAAAAACACAAAACCGTTTTCCAGATGACTTCCGAGATTTCATCGGAACTGAAAGACG
This window harbors:
- a CDS encoding cupin domain-containing protein, whose protein sequence is MIIDLKGMETTVLPNFKGGEKEYKAKMYFDGTTRIMHGTLEAGASIGYHKHETNSEIMFFVSGKGKVLFDDGVEYVEAGQCHFCPKGHSHSLINEGPEDLVFYATVPELG
- a CDS encoding lysoplasmalogenase family protein, which produces MVYSKLVSTLIAFVAILFVSFFVRDWYVLHECGAVQSCLDSTSDFQNITKFIVTCIATLLAFTIGRRSVTKRDRFFLQMSFLMILCADFCFKILYNYFGTPDTRENFITLGIGFFFMAQLILIYRHSRTKNTDWSFPWIYCIPFAAVIAMLFLAYFKVLESVMLMAVIAYAPTLLCSLYMACRATTLGFFPETNSFFIMIGMICFTCCDALTGISLLTGADHSTREILAVVSNNFIWLFYVPAIIFLALSGYRRNV
- a CDS encoding bile acid:sodium symporter, whose product is MGNLRAILMPVAILAGILIPQAHFLSPLLPFTIGIMMFLTFVTKIPPQTHGYTFKIEARAFIASLVIIAALWGVVELFHLPREVLLGGAIIALCPPANAAPAMAKMLGGSASLALKIFLSGNLIACFSIPIIFGYLTGAEADLSEIAMKIFNTIQPIISIPLAFAFGLRNFYPELADRAAKYQKYTMFVWTFSVFIILSKASFDIREMGFADLWNSGKLPLMAAVSLVLCLLQFWLGWVCERGRRPIEGSQSMGQKNTTLVIWVSSLYAGPVVALAPTCYVVWQNLVLSYMTAKIKPKKDN
- the lysA gene encoding diaminopimelate decarboxylase, whose product is MKYSIPDSVLLKAASEYGTPLWIYDRATIERAVKDVQVFDTVRFAQKACPNLSVVSLIRKLGCVVDAVSAGEIVRALKAGFKGGQQKGKVPEIVYTADIFDRDALELVKKYDIAVNVGSPDMIQQLADFGVKSELTIRVNPGFGHGHSRKTNTGGDLSKHGIWHEQIKDCIKLAQSNGMWITGLHMHIGSGTDFEHLAQVCDAMVDASRHLGSHLRTISAGGGLPIPYHEEEKGNRIDVKAYYDLWDNARKRIQQSIGHDVHLEVEPGRYLVAESGYLVAEIRAVKKQGNNLFYLLDAGFTDLVRPSFYGSYHAISVVARDGRELNETVDAVVAGPLCESGDVFTQEEGGFVVTRKLPKAQVGDLLILHDAGAYGAAMSSNYNSRRYAAETMYTKGEIKLIRERQTFEQLLQNDRIIEL
- a CDS encoding glycogen-binding domain-containing protein; protein product: MSKNSKTVVAKPVKKVATKAAAKPAAEKSAAKTVKAPAKKAAPKAETPAKATKAAKVEAPKAEVKVAKAPAKKAATKAPKAAAPKKVAVEFVADCPLATTVSVAGTFNNWTVDADMLKKDKKTGLWVAKISLVPGDYEYKFVCDGVNWDAGDNKIKHV
- the rpe gene encoding ribulose-phosphate 3-epimerase codes for the protein MLKQIIAPSVLNANFLELGNGLKAIENGGAGLVHLDIMDGHFVPNISFGPGISACVKKGTKLPLDCHLMIENPENYVGEFAKAGASIISVHAETTNHLDRLLHQIAELGVKPAVAINPATPLESIKYVLDIVDMVLIMSVNPGFGGQSLIPYCLDKIRELRALKPELNIQIDGGVKLDNILACKEAGANIFVVGSAIFGKPDPEAVCKEFVNLVK